From Streptomyces sp. 6-11-2, one genomic window encodes:
- a CDS encoding IS256 family transposase, whose protein sequence is MLSVVTDDGSTQSGSLIDEIVREGARRMLAAALEAEVNQYIAELAAETDEAGRRLVVRNGHHRPRTVVTAAGPVEVRAPRVNDRRVDEATGERKRFSSKILPPWCRKSPKVSEVLPLLYLHGLSSGDFVPALEQFLGGAAGLSPATVTRLTRQWSDDHAAFQQRDLSQTDYVYVWADGVHPKVRLGQAHSCVLVLLGVRLDGTKELVALAEGLRESTESWADLLRDCRRRGMRDPELVVGDGAMGLWNALAEVFPAARHQRCWVHKARNVSNALPKSAQPGATKAMREIYNAEDRAHAEKAIEAFAKTYGAKWPKAVAKITDDRDELLAFYDFPAEHWVHLRTTNPIESTFSTVKLRTKVTRGAGSPAAALAMVFKLVESAQVRWRSITGAHLVPLVRAGATFENGALVERQDQAA, encoded by the coding sequence GTGCTCAGCGTAGTCACCGACGACGGCTCCACCCAGTCCGGCTCCCTGATCGATGAGATTGTGCGTGAAGGCGCACGCCGGATGCTGGCCGCCGCGCTGGAGGCGGAAGTCAACCAGTACATAGCCGAGTTGGCGGCCGAGACCGACGAGGCGGGTCGTCGTCTGGTGGTCCGCAACGGCCACCATCGGCCCCGCACCGTGGTCACCGCGGCCGGTCCCGTCGAGGTCAGGGCCCCGCGGGTGAACGACCGGCGCGTCGACGAGGCGACCGGTGAGCGCAAGCGGTTCTCCTCGAAGATCTTGCCGCCGTGGTGCCGCAAGTCGCCGAAGGTGTCCGAGGTGCTGCCGCTGCTCTATCTGCACGGTCTGTCGTCGGGGGACTTCGTGCCCGCGTTGGAGCAGTTCCTCGGCGGCGCGGCCGGCCTGTCGCCGGCGACCGTGACCCGGCTGACCAGGCAGTGGAGCGACGACCACGCCGCCTTCCAGCAGCGTGACCTGTCGCAGACCGATTACGTCTACGTGTGGGCTGACGGGGTGCACCCCAAGGTCCGGCTCGGCCAGGCGCACTCGTGCGTGCTGGTCCTGCTCGGGGTCCGCCTGGACGGCACCAAAGAGCTGGTCGCGCTGGCCGAGGGGCTGCGGGAGTCCACCGAATCGTGGGCGGACCTGCTGCGCGACTGCCGCCGCCGGGGCATGCGTGACCCCGAGCTGGTGGTCGGCGACGGCGCGATGGGCTTGTGGAACGCCCTGGCCGAGGTCTTTCCCGCCGCCCGGCACCAGCGGTGCTGGGTTCACAAGGCCCGGAATGTATCGAACGCCCTGCCGAAGTCCGCGCAGCCGGGTGCGACCAAGGCGATGCGGGAGATCTACAACGCCGAGGACCGCGCCCACGCCGAGAAGGCGATCGAGGCGTTCGCGAAGACCTACGGCGCCAAGTGGCCCAAGGCCGTCGCGAAGATCACCGACGACCGGGATGAGCTGCTGGCGTTCTACGACTTCCCCGCCGAGCACTGGGTCCATCTGAGGACCACGAATCCGATCGAGTCGACGTTCTCCACGGTCAAGCTGCGGACCAAGGTCACCCGAGGGGCCGGCAGCCCGGCCGCGGCGCTGGCGATGGTGTTCAAGCTGGTGGAGTCCGCCCAGGTCCGCTGGCGCTCGATCACAGGCGCCCACCTGGTCCCTCTCGTCCGGGCGGGTGCCACGTTTGAGAACGGCGCGCTGGTCGAGCGACAGGACCAGGCCGCATGA